The DNA window GCTGGGCCAGGGGGTCGCAGCGCTCGCCAGTCAGTGGCTGGAGGGGCGAGACATGGCGCCGATGGGCTTCCTGGTGCAGCTCGACCTGTCCACACTGCCCGAGGAGCGCCTCTGTCTCGTCGCCGAGCTCGACGGCGCGCTCGTCGGTCTGCTCGCAGCGGTGCCCGTGTACGCGCGCAATGGCTGGCTCATCGAGGATCTGCTCCGCAATTCCGGCGCTCCCAATGGAGCCATCGAGCTTCTGGTCGACGACGCCATGCGCAGGTTCTGCCGTGCAGGGAGCGAGTTCGCCACGCTCGGCCTCGCGCCGCTCTCGGGCGACGTGTCGCCGTGGCTCCGCGCCGCCCGCAAGCTCGGCTCGGGGCTATACGACTTTCACGGTCTGCACGCCTTCAAGGCGAAGCTGAGGCCCCACGCCTGGGTCCCCATCTTTCTTTCCTTCCCCCAGCAACAGAACAGCCTCCTGACCACGCTGGATGTGTTGCGCGCCTTCGCTCAGGGCGGCCTGGTGCGCTTCGGTTTGCTGACGCTGATCCGGGCGCCCGGCATCGTCATCCGCTTGATGGCGCTGCTGCTGGTTCCATGGACGGTGCTGCTCGCTCTGCCTCTGGCGAGGCCCTACTTCCCGACCCCTGGCGTGCGCTGGGCCTGGGTCGCCTTCGATGTGATGGTGGCCATCGGCCTCTTCTCGCTGATGCGACGTTTCCGCAGGTCGCTCGCCCTGCTGATCGCGTCGGCGGTGACCGGCGATGCGGTGCTCACCCTCGCGCAGGCGCTTCTCTGGAACATGGGTCGTGCGAGCGGGATGGTGGACGCCCTCGTCATCACGGTTGCGGTGGCGGCACCCTGGCTTGCTGCGCTGCTCCTGTGGCAAGCCATCCGCCGCGCGCGGCTCTGATGGAGTTGGAGCGCAGAGGAGCGCCGTCGTCACCCCCGCAGCTCAGCTCCGGTACGCCTCCATCATCGCCAGCGCCCCTCCACGACCGCATCGCTGAAGTTCAGCCAGACGCGCTGCCCTCCAGCCACCTGCTTCAGCCTCGC is part of the Chondromyces crocatus genome and encodes:
- a CDS encoding DUF2156 domain-containing protein; this encodes MAHAHEEPPDSPRVRAASLLRRHGWNATSPQVLEGGFSYWFDGDDACVAYVDTGGAWVAAGAPLASTERRLAVTEHFIAAARAQGRRACFFATETRFAGEVPLVSLQMGEQPVWDPAAWEAKSLRSSRSLREQLRRARAKGVRVRQVSSTEVADPATPLGQGVAALASQWLEGRDMAPMGFLVQLDLSTLPEERLCLVAELDGALVGLLAAVPVYARNGWLIEDLLRNSGAPNGAIELLVDDAMRRFCRAGSEFATLGLAPLSGDVSPWLRAARKLGSGLYDFHGLHAFKAKLRPHAWVPIFLSFPQQQNSLLTTLDVLRAFAQGGLVRFGLLTLIRAPGIVIRLMALLLVPWTVLLALPLARPYFPTPGVRWAWVAFDVMVAIGLFSLMRRFRRSLALLIASAVTGDAVLTLAQALLWNMGRASGMVDALVITVAVAAPWLAALLLWQAIRRARL